The following coding sequences are from one Seonamhaeicola sp. ML3 window:
- a CDS encoding acetoacetate--CoA ligase, producing the protein MNKLWEPTDQFKDNSQLQSYCNWLQSNLDLSFYSYHELWQWSVANVETFWESIWDYFKITSYSSYSNILSSQVMPNCKWFEGATLNYAEHIFKQSKPNETAIFFNSELGNRQELSWQVLETKVASMISYLKLLGIKKGDRVVAFMPNVPETTIAFLAVNALGAIWSSTSPDFGTESVVNRFAQIEPKVLFAVDGYSYNEKPYSKTETVNDIVAALPTLEKVIVLPYLDKNALESFPDTYENIETIFNNYKGTLEFQPVDFNHPIWVLYSSGTTGLPKAIVHSHGGILLEHYKYMAFHNDVHAGECYFWFTTTGWMMWNFLQSALLMGASIVLYDGSPTHPNFDSLWKFSDDFNIQHFGTSAPFLVANMKKHVDIKSKHNLSSIRSISSTGAPLPAEAFNYVYDNIKNDVWLCSMAGGTDVCTAFVGGSPFNNVYSGEIQCRALGVSLFALDELGNPIENDLGEMVIDKPMPSMPIYFWNDKDNARYLSSYFEDYPGKWRHGDFIKINSKTKGLVIYGRSDATLNRHGIRIGTSEIYSAVNKINTVEDSLIINLELEGGKHYMPLFVKLKPGIVLTEAIKKAINHQLKSDYSPRHVPDVIIEAPDIPYTISGKKMEAPIKKILLKMPIEKSINIDAMRNPESVKFYVDFAETI; encoded by the coding sequence ATGAATAAGCTTTGGGAACCAACCGATCAATTTAAAGATAATAGCCAATTACAGTCGTATTGCAATTGGCTACAAAGTAATCTGGATTTGTCATTCTACTCCTATCATGAATTATGGCAATGGTCTGTAGCTAATGTCGAGACCTTTTGGGAAAGCATATGGGACTATTTTAAGATTACATCTTATTCATCGTATAGCAATATTTTGTCCTCTCAAGTTATGCCAAACTGCAAATGGTTTGAAGGCGCTACTCTTAATTATGCAGAACATATATTCAAGCAATCCAAACCCAACGAAACAGCTATTTTTTTCAATAGTGAATTAGGTAATAGGCAAGAACTATCTTGGCAAGTTTTAGAGACTAAAGTGGCCTCAATGATAAGCTATCTAAAATTGCTAGGCATAAAAAAAGGAGACCGTGTAGTTGCATTTATGCCAAATGTTCCCGAAACGACCATAGCATTTTTAGCAGTTAACGCCTTAGGTGCGATTTGGTCCAGTACATCTCCCGATTTTGGAACAGAAAGCGTAGTTAACCGATTTGCTCAAATCGAACCTAAAGTGCTTTTTGCTGTAGACGGTTATAGCTATAACGAAAAACCCTATAGTAAAACCGAAACGGTCAACGATATAGTAGCCGCTTTACCAACTTTAGAAAAGGTTATTGTACTGCCCTATTTAGATAAAAATGCCCTAGAAAGTTTCCCTGATACGTATGAAAATATTGAAACCATTTTTAACAATTATAAAGGTACTTTAGAATTTCAACCTGTTGATTTTAATCATCCTATTTGGGTCTTGTATTCCTCGGGGACTACTGGACTTCCTAAAGCTATTGTGCATTCGCATGGCGGCATTTTATTAGAACACTACAAGTACATGGCATTTCATAATGATGTACATGCCGGTGAGTGTTATTTTTGGTTCACTACCACAGGCTGGATGATGTGGAACTTTTTACAATCTGCCTTATTAATGGGCGCTTCTATTGTTTTATATGACGGCAGTCCTACACACCCGAATTTTGATTCCCTTTGGAAGTTTTCAGACGATTTTAATATTCAACATTTTGGAACAAGCGCACCGTTTCTTGTTGCCAATATGAAAAAACATGTTGATATAAAAAGTAAACACAATCTATCTTCAATAAGATCCATAAGTTCAACAGGAGCACCCTTGCCTGCCGAAGCCTTCAATTATGTTTACGATAACATTAAAAATGATGTTTGGTTATGTTCTATGGCTGGAGGAACCGATGTTTGTACCGCCTTTGTTGGTGGCTCTCCATTTAATAATGTATATTCTGGTGAAATACAATGTAGAGCCTTAGGAGTGTCGCTATTTGCTTTAGATGAGCTTGGAAACCCCATTGAAAATGATTTAGGAGAAATGGTAATAGATAAACCCATGCCATCCATGCCTATTTATTTCTGGAACGATAAAGATAATGCTAGATACCTCTCAAGCTATTTTGAAGACTATCCTGGGAAATGGCGTCACGGCGATTTTATAAAAATAAATTCCAAGACCAAAGGACTTGTCATTTACGGACGCTCTGATGCTACTTTAAACCGACATGGTATAAGAATTGGAACCAGCGAAATATACAGCGCTGTAAATAAAATTAATACTGTTGAAGATTCTCTTATAATAAATTTAGAATTAGAAGGTGGCAAACACTATATGCCCCTTTTTGTAAAACTAAAACCAGGTATTGTACTAACCGAGGCTATTAAAAAAGCCATAAACCATCAATTAAAAAGTGATTATTCACCACGCCATGTTCCAGATGTTATTATCGAAGCTCCCGATATTCCTTATACCATTAGTGGAAAAAAAATGGAAGCTCCTATCAAGAAAATATTACTTAAAATGCCTATTGAAAAGTCTATAAATATAGACGCTATGCGTAACCCAGAATCGGTGAAATTTTATGTCGATTTTGCAGAAACTATCTAA
- a CDS encoding ABC transporter ATP-binding protein translates to MQKEPILSIKDLAISFGNNEVIHNISYNLFENEILGIVGESGSGKSVSSLSVLGLLPKNISKITSGSIFYNQEDLTQLSPKAFQSIRGNKIAMIFQEPMSSLNPSMTCGKQVQEILFQHTNLSKAESKTEVISLFEKVKLPEPNRVFKSYPHEISGGQKQRVMIAMAIACKPDILIADEPTTALDVTVQKEIIKLLKTLQEETKMSVIFITHDLALISEIADRVLVMYKGNIVEEGHAADIFNNPQHNYTKALINSRPSLDTRLKVLPTIQDYLEDAISDEIITAEQRKNQHEKIYGKTPLLEVINVEKTYFSKSGWFSKPKEFNAVNNVSFKLYEGETLGLVGESGCGKSTLGNAILQLDKATAGSIIYNGVDITKLSKSAIKKLRKDIQIIFQDPYSSLNPRIPVGEAILEPMRVHDLFNSERERKEKVIEILNRVGLTEDYFNRYPHEFSGGQRQRIGIARTIALQPKLIVCDESVSALDISVQAQVLNLLNELKEDFGFTYIFISHDLAVVKYMSDQLLVMNQGKIEELDDADVIYNNPQKEYTKKLIHAIPKGL, encoded by the coding sequence CTGGTTCTGGTAAATCGGTATCGTCATTATCTGTTTTAGGGTTACTCCCTAAAAACATTTCTAAAATCACTTCTGGTAGTATCTTTTATAATCAGGAGGATTTAACTCAACTATCTCCTAAAGCATTTCAAAGTATTCGGGGTAACAAAATAGCTATGATTTTTCAGGAACCTATGAGTTCTTTGAACCCTTCAATGACCTGCGGAAAGCAAGTTCAAGAAATACTTTTTCAGCACACAAACTTATCTAAAGCCGAAAGCAAAACAGAAGTTATTTCGCTATTTGAAAAAGTAAAACTCCCTGAACCTAATCGGGTGTTTAAATCTTACCCTCACGAAATTTCCGGCGGACAAAAACAACGGGTTATGATTGCCATGGCTATTGCCTGTAAACCCGATATTTTAATTGCGGACGAGCCTACCACAGCACTAGACGTTACTGTTCAGAAAGAGATTATTAAATTACTTAAAACACTTCAAGAGGAAACTAAAATGAGCGTGATTTTCATCACCCATGATCTAGCACTCATTTCTGAAATAGCCGATAGGGTATTGGTTATGTACAAAGGTAATATTGTTGAAGAAGGTCATGCTGCGGATATTTTCAATAATCCTCAACATAATTACACTAAAGCACTTATTAATTCACGTCCATCATTAGATACAAGACTGAAAGTATTACCAACTATTCAGGATTATTTAGAAGATGCTATTTCAGATGAAATAATAACTGCTGAACAACGAAAAAATCAGCATGAAAAAATTTATGGAAAAACTCCACTACTTGAGGTCATTAATGTTGAAAAAACATACTTTAGTAAATCGGGATGGTTTTCAAAACCGAAAGAATTCAATGCAGTAAACAACGTGAGTTTTAAACTCTATGAAGGTGAAACCTTGGGATTAGTTGGTGAGTCTGGTTGTGGAAAATCTACCCTTGGAAACGCCATTTTACAACTTGATAAAGCCACGGCTGGATCAATTATTTACAACGGGGTTGATATTACCAAACTCTCCAAGTCCGCGATTAAAAAATTACGGAAGGATATTCAAATCATTTTTCAAGACCCATACTCGTCATTAAATCCAAGAATTCCTGTTGGGGAGGCTATTTTAGAACCCATGCGTGTTCATGATCTTTTCAATTCGGAAAGAGAACGAAAGGAAAAAGTCATTGAAATACTTAACCGCGTTGGATTAACTGAAGATTATTTTAATCGGTATCCACATGAGTTTTCCGGCGGACAAAGACAACGCATTGGTATTGCGCGAACCATTGCTTTACAACCTAAACTAATTGTTTGCGATGAATCTGTTTCGGCATTAGACATTTCCGTTCAAGCTCAGGTACTCAATCTATTGAACGAACTAAAAGAAGATTTTGGATTCACTTATATTTTTATTTCCCACGATTTGGCCGTAGTAAAATATATGTCTGATCAATTACTAGTTATGAATCAAGGTAAAATTGAAGAATTGGATGATGCAGATGTTATCTATAATAACCCGCAAAAAGAATACACAAAAAAATTAATTCATGCTATACCCAAAGGGCTATAG